AAGTCAGATTACCCATCATAATGTCAAATCTTTTTTGACCCGTCGGCAAAAGATCAACTGTTGTTAATCCCTTTCCATCAGCAAGATATGCTCCTTCAGCTTGGTTTGCAGCGATCGCGCCGCCCCATAAAAATCCTTTTTGAAATGCCAAAATACTTCTCCTCCTTCATATTTAACGCTGGTTAAGTAAGGAGCTGATTCCTTCCTTACTTAACCAGTCTTTTCCTTTTATTTTACATCTAGTTTCAATAACTCATCCACTGTAGTGACTTGTTTTTTATTCGTCAGCTCCATGTTGAAATCCTTGTAGTTCGTCACAACAACAGGAGTTGTTAACAGCTTGCCAGCTTTACGGATTTCTTCCATGTCAAACTCAATCAACAGCTGACCTTTCTCGACATATTCCCCTTGTACTGTATGTGCTCTGAAATGCTTTCCTTCAAACTGAACAGTATCCATTCCGATATGAATTAAAATGTCAGCACCAGAATCTGTTGTAATTCCTATTGCATGATTTGTCGGGAAAAGAGCTGAAACTGTACCAGATACTGGTGCATACAGCTTTCCTTCAGTCGGTTCAATTGCTAAGCCATGACCTAATACACCAGTTGAAAATGCTGCATCTTCTACTTCAGATAATGATTTCACTTCTCCGTTTAAAGGACTTGTAATTACTTCATGCTGTACAACCGCAGCTGCTACTTCATTAGAAGCTGCTTTCACTTCTGAATTTGAGCTGTTTTTCTGTTCTTTACCGATTCCGCCAAACAAGTATGTTAAAATGAAAGCAACTACGAATGCCACAACAATTGCGATTAATGCACCCCATAGATCCATACCAAGCCCATCAGGACTGATGTAAGTTGGTATTCCGAATATCCCAAGACCGCCAATAATGTAACCCTTTACATTAGCAAATCCTAGAACAGCTCCACCTGCAGCAGCACCAATACAGCTGATGATAAATGGTTTTTTCAATGGCAATGTAATACCATAAATAGCAGGCTCTGTTACACCGAATACGCCGGAAATAAATGCTGGAATGCTCAATGATTTCAATTTTTTATCTTTCGTTTTAATTAAGATGGCAAGAACTGCACCTATTTGTGCAAAGGATGCTGCAAATACTGTTGCAAGAATTGTATCGAAGCCCATTGTCGCCACATTGTTGATCGCAATTGGCACTAAGCCCCAGTGAAGACCGAAAATAACGATTACTTGCCATAGTCCGCCAAGCAAAATCCCTGCAATTAATGGACTTAAGTTATAAATGAATAATGAACCTGCACCGATCAAACTGCTTGCCCATGTTGCAATTGGGCCGATAACCATAAATGTTATTGGAATGACAATTAATAATGTTAATAATGGCACTACGAATGTTTTAATAACATCTGGAATAAAGGAACGAAGCCATTTTTCCACTTTTGCTGCAAAGAATGTAGACAAAATAATTGGTATAACCGATGATGAATAAGACATT
This DNA window, taken from Niallia sp. Man26, encodes the following:
- a CDS encoding beta-glucoside-specific PTS transporter subunit IIABC; the encoded protein is MKYEQLAKDIIANVGGKENVSNVVHCITRLRFKLKDEGKANTEVLKNMDDVVTVMKSGGQYQVVIGNHVPDVYKAVVTVGGFQGQEQVDEEEGPKGSLFSRFIDMISSIFTPVLGVLAASGMIKGFNALFVALGWLTNTSGTYQILNAAGDALFYFLPIFLGYTAIKKFGGTPFIGMAIGAALVYPTLSTLTTGDPLYTVFAGTMFESPIYVTFLGIPVILMSYSSSVIPIILSTFFAAKVEKWLRSFIPDVIKTFVVPLLTLLIVIPITFMVIGPIATWASSLIGAGSLFIYNLSPLIAGILLGGLWQVIVIFGLHWGLVPIAINNVATMGFDTILATVFAASFAQIGAVLAILIKTKDKKLKSLSIPAFISGVFGVTEPAIYGITLPLKKPFIISCIGAAAGGAVLGFANVKGYIIGGLGIFGIPTYISPDGLGMDLWGALIAIVVAFVVAFILTYLFGGIGKEQKNSSNSEVKAASNEVAAAVVQHEVITSPLNGEVKSLSEVEDAAFSTGVLGHGLAIEPTEGKLYAPVSGTVSALFPTNHAIGITTDSGADILIHIGMDTVQFEGKHFRAHTVQGEYVEKGQLLIEFDMEEIRKAGKLLTTPVVVTNYKDFNMELTNKKQVTTVDELLKLDVK